One genomic window of Sphingomonas ginsengisoli An et al. 2013 includes the following:
- a CDS encoding S46 family peptidase: protein MPAFARLAAGTALLALTTTAARADEGMWTFDAFPAAKMRAAYGWAPDQAWLDKVRGAAVRLTGGCSASFVSGSGLILTNHHCVAPCAEDNSTANNNILKNGFVARNREEERKCAGQQAEVLTAIRDVTPQIKAAIGTATGAAAVKARSAAAAKLESDNCTDTAKKRCQVVTLFGGGQYKLYTYRKYSDVRLVWAPEAQAAQFGGDPDNFNFPRYSLDGSFLRAYENGQPVATPQHLAWNPRAPIDGEATFVVGNPGSTQRLLTLDELAFQREVALPIAVTTLSELRGRLLASMAQSPERAREGAETLQGLENTLKVYIGRVKALNDPAFMARLAANEADLKRRSAANPAIGNPWADIAAATRAYRSLYVERTYAAPGGTLYGYADTLVRAAAERAKPNADRLPGFSDSALPLVQKRVLDNRPITPWLEELRISWGLSKAREYLGADNPQTRLLLGKESPEALAHRLVAGTRLADPAVRKALWDGGEAAIAASTDPLIVYARSLQANDRELQKRFDAEVDGPLTAARAKLADARFAAYGDSNYPDATFTLRISYGKVQGWTERGQPVPTRTVFGGTFDRATGADPFDLAPAFAANRARINPRTTYDYVTTNDIIGGNSGSPVIDKGGTVIGAAFDGNIHSLGGNYGYDPTLNRTVAVSTAAIDEALRTIYPAPALLAELHKK, encoded by the coding sequence ATGCCCGCTTTCGCCCGCCTTGCCGCTGGAACCGCCTTGCTCGCTCTGACCACCACCGCGGCGCGCGCCGACGAAGGCATGTGGACCTTCGACGCCTTTCCCGCCGCCAAGATGCGGGCGGCTTACGGCTGGGCGCCCGACCAGGCGTGGCTCGACAAGGTGCGCGGCGCCGCGGTCCGCCTGACCGGCGGCTGCTCGGCGAGCTTCGTCTCGGGCTCGGGCCTCATCCTCACCAACCACCATTGCGTCGCCCCCTGCGCCGAGGACAACAGCACCGCTAACAACAACATCCTCAAGAACGGCTTCGTCGCCCGCAACCGCGAGGAAGAGCGCAAGTGCGCCGGCCAGCAGGCCGAGGTGCTGACCGCGATCCGCGACGTCACGCCGCAGATCAAGGCGGCGATCGGCACCGCCACCGGGGCGGCCGCAGTCAAGGCCCGCAGCGCCGCCGCGGCCAAGCTCGAGAGCGACAATTGCACCGACACGGCGAAGAAGCGCTGCCAGGTCGTCACCTTGTTCGGCGGCGGCCAGTACAAGCTTTACACCTACCGCAAATATTCGGACGTCCGGCTGGTCTGGGCACCCGAGGCGCAGGCCGCGCAATTCGGTGGCGACCCCGACAACTTCAATTTCCCGCGCTACTCGCTCGATGGCAGCTTCCTGCGCGCCTATGAGAATGGCCAGCCGGTCGCCACTCCCCAACACCTCGCCTGGAACCCGCGCGCGCCGATCGACGGCGAGGCGACCTTCGTCGTCGGCAATCCAGGCTCGACCCAGCGGCTGCTGACGCTCGACGAGCTCGCCTTCCAGCGCGAGGTTGCGCTGCCGATCGCGGTTACCACTCTGTCCGAATTGCGTGGGCGCCTGCTCGCCTCGATGGCCCAGTCGCCCGAGCGGGCGCGCGAAGGCGCCGAGACGCTGCAGGGCCTCGAGAACACGCTCAAGGTCTACATCGGCCGCGTGAAAGCGCTCAACGATCCGGCCTTCATGGCCCGGCTTGCCGCCAACGAGGCCGACCTCAAGCGGCGCAGCGCCGCCAACCCGGCGATCGGCAATCCATGGGCCGACATCGCCGCCGCCACCCGCGCCTATCGCAGCCTCTACGTTGAGCGGACCTACGCCGCGCCGGGCGGCACGCTCTACGGCTATGCCGACACGCTGGTCCGCGCCGCCGCCGAGCGCGCCAAGCCCAATGCCGACCGCCTGCCCGGCTTCTCCGACAGCGCGCTGCCGCTGGTCCAGAAGCGCGTCCTCGACAACCGCCCGATCACTCCTTGGCTCGAGGAATTGCGGATCTCTTGGGGCCTCTCCAAGGCGCGCGAATATCTCGGCGCCGACAATCCCCAGACCCGGCTGCTGCTCGGCAAGGAATCGCCTGAGGCGCTCGCCCACCGGCTGGTCGCCGGAACCCGGCTGGCCGACCCGGCGGTGCGCAAGGCGCTGTGGGACGGCGGTGAGGCGGCGATCGCGGCGTCGACCGATCCGCTTATCGTCTACGCCCGCAGCCTCCAAGCGAACGACCGCGAGCTTCAGAAGCGATTCGATGCCGAGGTCGACGGCCCGCTGACCGCCGCCCGCGCCAAGCTCGCCGACGCCCGCTTCGCCGCTTATGGCGACAGCAACTATCCCGACGCGACCTTCACGCTGCGGATCAGCTACGGCAAGGTCCAGGGCTGGACCGAGCGTGGCCAGCCGGTCCCGACCCGGACGGTGTTCGGCGGGACATTCGACCGCGCCACGGGGGCCGACCCGTTCGACCTCGCCCCGGCCTTCGCCGCCAACCGCGCCCGCATCAACCCGCGCACGACATACGATTATGTCACCACCAACGACATCATCGGCGGCAACTCAGGCTCGCCGGTGATCGACAAGGGCGGCACGGTGATCGGCGCGGCGTTCGACGGCAACATCCACAGCCTCGGCGGCAATTACGGCTACGACCCCACGCTTAACCGCACCGTCGCCGTCTCGACCGCGGCGATCGACGAAGCGCTGCGGACGATCTACCCGGCGCCCGCGCTGCTGGCGGAGCTGCACAAGAAATAA
- a CDS encoding EF-hand domain-containing protein, giving the protein MTFKLMIGGLLAAVATTAALAQPVPPPPPVAPVPPVAPVAPMAPPAPGQAWARAPRPAETRAEAIARAQKMFARLDANHDGVITQDEIAALGAGQEGGGRGMGRGRMLMMADANRDGRVTLDELTAASVARFDRMDLNHDGTLTPEERAQAREQMGAMRGQ; this is encoded by the coding sequence ATGACGTTCAAGCTGATGATCGGCGGGCTGCTGGCCGCTGTCGCCACCACCGCCGCGCTGGCGCAACCCGTGCCGCCGCCCCCGCCGGTCGCCCCGGTGCCGCCGGTCGCTCCCGTCGCGCCGATGGCGCCACCCGCCCCGGGCCAGGCCTGGGCCCGCGCGCCGCGTCCGGCCGAGACCCGCGCCGAGGCGATCGCGCGTGCGCAGAAGATGTTCGCCCGGCTCGACGCCAACCATGACGGGGTCATCACGCAGGACGAGATTGCTGCGCTCGGCGCCGGTCAGGAGGGCGGCGGTCGCGGGATGGGCCGCGGGCGGATGCTGATGATGGCCGATGCCAACCGCGACGGGCGGGTCACGCTCGACGAGCTGACCGCCGCCAGCGTGGCGCGGTTCGACCGCATGGACCTCAACCACGACGGCACACTCACCCCCGAGGAACGCGCGCAGGCGCGTGAGCAAATGGGCGCGATGCGCGGCCAGTAA
- a CDS encoding YggT family protein, which produces MLLIKIILDVAVILLNVLWWIVVIQVVLSWLVAFNVLNTSSEGVRRFLVALDRFMAPLYRPIRRILPDFGGLDLSPIVLILIITILQGPVIGNIRNALQIG; this is translated from the coding sequence ATGCTGCTCATCAAGATCATCCTCGACGTCGCGGTCATTCTCCTCAACGTCCTGTGGTGGATCGTCGTCATCCAGGTCGTCCTGAGCTGGCTGGTGGCTTTCAATGTCCTCAACACGAGCTCGGAGGGGGTGCGGCGGTTCCTGGTCGCGCTCGACCGGTTCATGGCCCCGCTTTACCGCCCGATCCGGCGGATCCTGCCCGACTTCGGCGGGCTCGACCTGTCGCCGATCGTGCTCATCCTGATCATCACGATCCTCCAGGGTCCCGTCATCGGCAACATTCGCAACGCACTGCAGATCGGGTGA
- a CDS encoding MarC family protein — translation MIALFTSALITFLVIIDPPGCAPIFASLTTRAGADERRRMAIRSALIAWFVLMFFALLGEPLLRALGIQLASFRIAGGIMLFAIALDMVFEKRTERREERAAHVEQEDISVFPMAIPMIAGPGSIASAMLLTARANGLIETAIVLGAMTAVIALTMLSLLAAGPLMRFIGARLEAMITRILGVVLAALAAQFVVDGLKQSFPHVLA, via the coding sequence ATGATCGCGCTGTTCACCTCGGCCCTGATCACCTTTTTGGTAATCATCGACCCGCCGGGGTGCGCGCCGATCTTCGCCTCGCTGACCACTCGGGCCGGCGCCGACGAGCGGCGGCGGATGGCGATCCGCTCGGCGCTGATCGCGTGGTTCGTGCTGATGTTCTTCGCGCTGCTCGGCGAGCCGCTGCTGCGCGCGCTCGGCATCCAGCTCGCCAGCTTCCGCATCGCCGGCGGGATCATGCTGTTCGCGATCGCGCTCGACATGGTGTTCGAGAAGCGCACCGAACGCCGTGAGGAACGGGCGGCGCATGTCGAGCAGGAAGATATTTCGGTCTTCCCGATGGCGATCCCGATGATCGCCGGGCCCGGCTCGATCGCCTCGGCGATGCTGCTGACCGCGCGCGCCAACGGCCTGATCGAGACCGCGATCGTGCTCGGCGCGATGACCGCGGTGATCGCGCTGACCATGCTCTCGCTGCTCGCCGCCGGGCCGCTGATGCGCTTCATCGGCGCACGGCTGGAAGCGATGATTACGCGCATCCTCGGCGTGGTGCTGGCGGCGCTGGCGGCGCAGTTCGTAGTCGACGGGCTGAAGCAGAGCTTCCCGCACGTGCTGGCCTAA
- a CDS encoding GtrA family protein codes for MFTALAPHHRETLGQLMRFGIVGVLLTLLYAVVYWPLATYVMWPVFAVIIAFLVAVTAGFFAHSRWSFQGHGKGEDHKTKVQFFAVQSFGFLMNAAFTWIATDLLHGPTWWPLVPAVLITPFATFFLNRLWVFA; via the coding sequence ATGTTCACCGCCCTTGCCCCTCACCATCGCGAGACGCTCGGCCAGCTGATGCGCTTCGGGATCGTCGGCGTGCTGCTGACCTTGCTCTACGCCGTCGTCTACTGGCCGCTCGCCACCTATGTGATGTGGCCGGTGTTCGCGGTGATCATCGCCTTTCTGGTGGCGGTCACCGCCGGCTTCTTCGCGCACAGCCGATGGAGCTTCCAGGGCCACGGCAAAGGCGAAGACCACAAGACCAAGGTCCAGTTCTTCGCGGTGCAGAGCTTCGGCTTCCTGATGAACGCCGCCTTCACCTGGATCGCCACCGACCTGCTCCACGGCCCGACCTGGTGGCCGCTGGTCCCGGCGGTATTGATCACACCGTTCGCGACCTTCTTCCTCAACCGCCTGTGGGTGTTCGCCTGA
- the egtD gene encoding L-histidine N(alpha)-methyltransferase, whose protein sequence is MLATCNADPQFQADVLAGLAASPPAIPARWLYDKRGSELFEDITVLPEYYPTRTETALLRAVAPELARWIEPGRAVVEWGAGAQTKTPILLDAIMPAAYVPVDISGGILRDEAAALDRRLAVPVLPIEGDFTKPITLPAQVADHAKLGFFPGSTIGNFVPASATDLLRLFRADLGTGALLLIGFDRVKEQGRLVAAYDDAQGVTAAFDLNLLDRINRELEGSIPVDKFRHQARWNALLNRIEMHLVASERVEFSVLGKSFALDKGQSIHTENSHKYTPESAGLLLAAGGWTPRTWWTDPAGDFMLFLAEAEPERSAP, encoded by the coding sequence TTGCTCGCGACTTGTAACGCCGATCCGCAATTCCAGGCCGACGTGCTGGCAGGGCTGGCCGCTTCCCCGCCGGCCATTCCCGCGCGCTGGCTCTATGACAAGCGCGGGTCCGAGCTGTTCGAGGACATCACCGTCCTGCCCGAATATTATCCGACGCGGACCGAGACCGCGCTGCTGCGCGCGGTCGCGCCCGAGCTGGCGCGCTGGATCGAGCCCGGGCGGGCGGTGGTCGAATGGGGCGCGGGGGCGCAGACCAAGACGCCGATCCTCCTCGATGCGATCATGCCGGCGGCTTATGTTCCGGTCGACATCAGCGGCGGGATCCTGCGCGACGAAGCGGCGGCGCTCGACCGCCGACTGGCGGTGCCGGTGCTGCCGATCGAGGGCGACTTCACCAAGCCGATCACTTTGCCCGCGCAGGTTGCCGATCACGCCAAGCTGGGCTTCTTTCCCGGCTCGACCATCGGCAATTTCGTGCCCGCGAGTGCGACCGACCTGCTGCGGCTGTTCCGCGCCGACCTCGGGACGGGCGCACTGCTGCTAATCGGGTTCGACCGGGTCAAGGAGCAGGGCCGGCTGGTCGCGGCCTATGACGATGCGCAGGGAGTGACCGCGGCGTTCGACTTGAACCTGCTCGACCGCATCAACCGCGAGCTCGAGGGCAGCATTCCGGTCGACAAGTTCCGCCATCAGGCGCGGTGGAACGCCCTGCTCAATCGGATCGAGATGCATCTGGTGGCGAGCGAGCGGGTCGAGTTCAGCGTGCTCGGGAAGTCGTTCGCGCTCGACAAGGGCCAGTCGATTCACACCGAGAACAGCCATAAATATACGCCGGAGAGCGCCGGGCTGCTGCTGGCGGCGGGCGGCTGGACCCCGCGGACCTGGTGGACCGACCCGGCGGGCGACTTCATGCTGTTCCTCGCCGAGGCCGAACCCGAACGCTCGGCGCCCTGA
- a CDS encoding AcrB/AcrD/AcrF family protein produces MRASDPLLPNSADRWLEWTARHWRWVVLAYWLGACAWFLFSRWRGIELFQLNDTDDNMRIAQVRALLHGQAWFDLRQYRMDPPYGANIHWSRIVDLPIAGLILLGRLFVSGPNAERFAVAVAPLLPYLPLCVGLALSARRLIHPAAYPLAFAALFFAASTNGMVMPTRIDHHGWQLAMLALTVAGLADPDRRRGGLVAGAASAFSLSIGLESLIYIALAAAAQVLMWVDDRDQRERMATFAVSLAAGCTIGFLGFASYANRAPVCDALSPVWLSDALLGGALLWLIAAVSPTRWTVRFGLAAGAGVIVAAFHALAWPHCLTRLEGVSPEVATLWLNNVREAKPITDYGWQEQLRTAALPAVGLVGWALLAVRNWRPERDLARRTLAAAAISVAPFLLLFWQMRTGPAAQLLACPGAAALVWVLLPKAWASKNWLIGAVGSAALVVVGVGAAAPLALNFVPGPPRKEWDKQVDRANRLCPSMWGLRPIAKLPKGTIFTFLDLGPRIIAVTHHDAVAGPYHRNGDAIRDLMVAFRGPEPQAHQLVLKHRADYVMICPMMSQATVFMARAPNGFYSQLAKGQVPGWLQPIALPVDSPFRIWRVTPSPGSASPPRPDSRG; encoded by the coding sequence TTGCGCGCATCCGACCCTCTGCTGCCGAACTCGGCCGACCGCTGGCTGGAGTGGACCGCGCGCCACTGGCGCTGGGTGGTGCTCGCCTATTGGCTCGGCGCCTGCGCCTGGTTCCTCTTCTCGCGCTGGCGCGGGATCGAGCTGTTCCAGCTCAACGACACCGACGACAACATGCGGATCGCGCAGGTCCGCGCGCTGCTCCACGGGCAGGCGTGGTTCGACCTGCGGCAATATCGGATGGACCCGCCCTACGGCGCGAATATCCACTGGAGCCGGATTGTCGACCTGCCGATCGCGGGGCTGATCCTGCTCGGTCGGCTGTTCGTCAGCGGCCCCAATGCCGAGCGGTTCGCGGTCGCGGTGGCGCCGCTGCTGCCATATCTGCCGCTGTGCGTCGGGCTGGCGCTGAGCGCGCGGCGGCTGATCCATCCGGCGGCCTATCCGCTGGCGTTCGCCGCTTTGTTCTTCGCCGCTTCGACCAACGGCATGGTGATGCCGACGCGGATCGATCATCACGGCTGGCAGCTGGCGATGCTCGCGCTGACGGTGGCCGGTCTCGCCGATCCCGACCGCCGCCGCGGTGGGCTGGTGGCGGGCGCGGCGAGCGCCTTCTCGCTCAGCATCGGGCTCGAATCGCTGATCTACATCGCGCTGGCGGCCGCCGCGCAGGTGCTGATGTGGGTCGACGACCGCGACCAGCGCGAGCGGATGGCGACCTTCGCGGTCAGCCTCGCCGCGGGCTGCACGATCGGCTTCCTCGGCTTCGCCAGCTACGCCAACCGGGCGCCGGTCTGCGACGCACTGTCGCCGGTGTGGCTGAGCGACGCGTTGCTCGGCGGGGCGCTGTTGTGGTTGATCGCTGCGGTATCGCCGACGCGGTGGACGGTTCGGTTCGGGCTGGCCGCGGGCGCGGGGGTGATCGTCGCCGCCTTCCACGCGCTGGCGTGGCCGCATTGCCTGACCCGGCTCGAAGGCGTTTCGCCCGAGGTGGCGACCTTGTGGCTCAACAATGTCCGCGAGGCCAAGCCGATCACCGATTACGGCTGGCAGGAGCAATTGCGGACGGCGGCGCTGCCGGCGGTTGGGTTGGTCGGCTGGGCGCTGCTGGCGGTGCGCAACTGGCGGCCCGAGCGGGACCTGGCGCGGCGGACGCTGGCGGCGGCGGCGATCTCGGTCGCGCCTTTCCTGCTGCTGTTCTGGCAGATGCGGACCGGTCCCGCGGCGCAATTGCTCGCCTGTCCGGGCGCGGCGGCGCTGGTGTGGGTGCTGCTGCCCAAGGCATGGGCGTCCAAGAATTGGCTGATCGGTGCGGTCGGCAGCGCCGCGCTCGTCGTGGTCGGCGTCGGCGCCGCGGCGCCGCTGGCGCTCAACTTCGTGCCCGGACCGCCGCGCAAGGAATGGGACAAGCAGGTCGACCGCGCCAACCGGCTTTGTCCGTCGATGTGGGGGCTGCGGCCGATCGCCAAGCTGCCCAAGGGGACGATCTTCACCTTCCTCGACCTGGGGCCGCGGATCATCGCGGTGACCCACCACGATGCGGTAGCGGGTCCCTACCATCGCAACGGCGACGCGATCCGTGACCTGATGGTGGCGTTCCGCGGGCCCGAGCCGCAGGCGCACCAGCTCGTCCTCAAGCACCGCGCCGACTATGTGATGATCTGCCCGATGATGAGCCAGGCGACCGTGTTCATGGCGCGCGCGCCGAACGGCTTCTACAGCCAGCTCGCCAAGGGACAGGTGCCGGGCTGGCTCCAGCCGATCGCGCTGCCGGTCGACAGTCCGTTCAGGATTTGGCGGGTGACCCCGTCGCCCGGTAGCGCGTCTCCGCCTCGGCCAGATAGTCGCGGGTGA
- a CDS encoding glycosyltransferase family 2 protein produces MTLLSIVVPCFNEEACLELLHKRLAAAAQAAVGDDYEIVLINDGSRDGSWPLMQRLSAGDPRLVCINLSRNHGHQLALTAGLDLARGELILIVDADLQDPPELLGPMLECMREQQADVVYGVRRSRAGETHFKKATAAAFYRLLASATEIDIPIDAGDFRLMTRRALDVLLAMPEQARFVRGMVAWIGFRQVPFLYDRAERAAGESKYPLSKMLKFAFDALTGFSSAPLKLASHAGLLLSLGSLLIIFYIAYAFISGSSIQGWTSLMLVVVVLGAVQMFVLAMMGEYIGRLYSQAKQRPLYIVQEIAGAPRAPSHGLGQVVGPANFQRAEATANSDSPGGSGIRPINRAS; encoded by the coding sequence ATGACCCTGCTGTCGATCGTCGTGCCCTGCTTCAACGAGGAAGCCTGCCTCGAGCTGCTCCACAAGCGGCTGGCGGCGGCGGCGCAGGCGGCGGTCGGCGACGATTATGAGATCGTGCTGATCAACGACGGCTCGCGCGACGGCAGCTGGCCGCTGATGCAGCGGCTCTCGGCGGGCGATCCGCGGCTGGTGTGCATCAACCTGTCGCGCAACCACGGGCACCAGCTGGCGCTGACAGCGGGACTCGACCTCGCCCGCGGCGAGCTCATCCTGATCGTCGACGCCGACCTCCAGGATCCGCCCGAGCTGCTCGGCCCGATGCTCGAATGCATGCGCGAGCAGCAGGCCGACGTCGTCTACGGTGTCCGTCGCAGCCGCGCGGGCGAGACCCACTTCAAGAAGGCGACCGCGGCGGCCTTTTACCGGCTGCTGGCGAGCGCGACCGAGATCGACATCCCGATCGACGCCGGCGATTTCCGGCTGATGACCCGCCGCGCGCTCGACGTGCTGCTGGCGATGCCCGAGCAGGCGCGCTTCGTCCGCGGGATGGTGGCATGGATCGGCTTCCGCCAGGTGCCGTTCCTCTACGATCGCGCCGAGCGGGCGGCGGGGGAAAGCAAATATCCGCTGTCGAAGATGCTCAAATTCGCCTTCGACGCGCTGACCGGGTTCAGCTCGGCGCCGCTCAAGCTCGCCAGCCACGCCGGGCTGCTCCTCAGCCTCGGTTCGCTGTTGATCATCTTCTACATCGCCTACGCCTTCATCAGCGGGTCGAGCATCCAGGGCTGGACCTCGCTGATGCTGGTGGTGGTGGTGCTCGGCGCGGTCCAGATGTTCGTGCTGGCGATGATGGGCGAATATATCGGCCGGCTCTACAGCCAGGCCAAGCAGCGTCCCTTGTACATCGTTCAGGAGATCGCCGGCGCCCCCCGCGCACCGAGCCACGGGCTGGGACAGGTCGTCGGGCCGGCGAACTTTCAGCGCGCGGAGGCGACCGCGAATAGCGACAGCCCGGGCGGTAGCGGGATCCGGCCGATCAACCGCGCTTCCTGA
- a CDS encoding class I SAM-dependent methyltransferase gives MSLIARLAGSLVKRGRIHVQLPGGRQESFGPGGFHKVTIRITDNAALRQLIRKPRLAIGELYMDGRLRIEQGTMLELLEIVVGSNPWEEGGSRGKSLMSKGRFNDLKAKFRRNLPHMSRKNVAHHYDLDDRLYDLFLDPMRQYSCAYFTDPANSLEQAQLDKLAHIAAKLDLKPGQRVLDIGCGWGGMAIYLNRVAGVEVLGVTLSTEQLAYARAWADREGVADKVKFELIDYRHVTGTFDRIVSVGMFEHVGAAHYDEFYESCYRLLKRDGVMLLHTIGKLGGAGSPDPFTDKWIFPGYHLPSLSQMHGASEKFRLIASDTETLRLHYAYTLRHWLQRCQDRRAEIVAVYDEPFFRMWEFYLAGGIVMFESGSACNYQVQYIKDRRALPLTRDYLAEAETRYRATGSPAKS, from the coding sequence ATGTCATTGATTGCCAGGTTGGCGGGCTCGCTGGTCAAGCGAGGCCGAATTCACGTGCAGCTTCCCGGCGGGCGGCAGGAGAGTTTCGGCCCCGGCGGCTTCCACAAAGTCACGATCCGCATCACCGACAATGCCGCGCTACGCCAGCTGATCCGCAAACCCCGGCTCGCGATCGGTGAGCTCTACATGGACGGCCGCCTGAGGATCGAGCAGGGTACGATGCTCGAGCTGCTCGAGATCGTGGTCGGCTCCAACCCGTGGGAAGAAGGCGGCTCGCGCGGCAAGTCGCTGATGAGCAAGGGGCGCTTCAACGACCTCAAGGCAAAGTTCCGTCGCAACCTGCCGCACATGTCGCGCAAGAACGTCGCCCACCATTATGACCTCGACGACCGGCTCTACGACCTCTTCCTCGACCCGATGCGTCAGTACAGCTGCGCCTACTTCACCGACCCCGCCAACAGCCTCGAGCAGGCGCAGCTCGACAAGCTCGCCCACATCGCCGCCAAGCTCGACTTGAAGCCCGGCCAGCGCGTGCTCGACATCGGCTGCGGCTGGGGCGGCATGGCGATCTACCTCAACCGCGTCGCCGGGGTCGAGGTGCTCGGCGTCACGCTATCGACCGAGCAGCTCGCCTACGCCCGCGCCTGGGCCGACCGCGAGGGCGTTGCCGACAAGGTCAAGTTCGAGCTGATCGACTATCGCCATGTCACCGGCACCTTCGACCGGATCGTCTCGGTCGGCATGTTCGAGCATGTCGGCGCGGCGCATTACGACGAATTCTACGAGAGCTGCTACCGGCTGCTGAAGCGCGACGGAGTCATGCTGCTCCACACGATCGGCAAGCTGGGCGGCGCGGGCTCACCCGACCCCTTCACCGACAAGTGGATTTTCCCGGGCTATCATCTGCCCAGCCTCAGCCAGATGCACGGTGCGAGCGAGAAATTCCGCCTTATAGCCAGCGACACCGAGACGCTGCGGCTCCATTATGCCTACACGCTGCGCCACTGGCTGCAGCGCTGCCAGGACCGCCGGGCCGAGATTGTCGCCGTCTACGACGAACCCTTCTTCCGCATGTGGGAATTCTACCTCGCCGGCGGGATCGTCATGTTCGAGAGCGGCTCGGCCTGCAATTATCAGGTCCAGTATATAAAGGACCGCCGCGCGCTGCCGCTCACCCGCGACTATCTGGCCGAGGCGGAGACGCGCTACCGGGCGACGGGGTCACCCGCCAAATCCTGA
- a CDS encoding class I SAM-dependent methyltransferase, whose amino-acid sequence MERIVYDRMAELDQQHWWYRARREVLEALIRRTVQPPKDARILEIGCGTGHNLPMLSAFGRVEAIEVDPAAREMAEQRLGRSVGSAPLPGLDGVPDKSFDLIGSFDVIEHIEDDAAALASIAARLKPGGKFVMTVPAHQWMWSAHDVVNHHHRRYSKSGLRKLVQGSPLKLDQLGYFNSLLFPVAVANRFAGKLRGKDDGDDSLPPAPLNTALEKVFVQEARLIGRIPLPPGLSLFAVASAR is encoded by the coding sequence ATGGAACGCATCGTCTACGACCGCATGGCCGAGCTCGACCAGCAGCATTGGTGGTATCGCGCCCGCCGCGAAGTGCTCGAGGCGCTGATCCGCCGCACCGTCCAGCCGCCCAAGGACGCCCGTATCCTCGAAATCGGCTGCGGCACCGGCCACAATTTGCCGATGCTGTCCGCCTTCGGCCGGGTCGAGGCGATCGAGGTCGACCCCGCCGCGCGCGAAATGGCCGAGCAGCGCCTCGGCCGCAGCGTCGGCTCGGCCCCGTTGCCCGGGCTCGACGGGGTGCCCGACAAGAGCTTCGACCTGATCGGCTCGTTCGACGTGATCGAGCATATCGAGGACGACGCCGCCGCGCTCGCCAGCATCGCCGCGCGATTGAAGCCCGGCGGCAAATTCGTGATGACCGTGCCCGCGCACCAGTGGATGTGGTCGGCGCACGACGTCGTCAATCACCACCACCGCCGCTATTCGAAGAGCGGCCTCAGGAAGCTGGTCCAAGGCTCACCGCTCAAGCTCGACCAGCTCGGCTATTTCAACAGCCTGCTGTTCCCGGTGGCGGTCGCCAACCGCTTCGCGGGCAAATTGCGCGGCAAGGACGATGGCGACGACAGCCTGCCGCCCGCCCCGCTCAACACCGCATTGGAAAAGGTCTTCGTTCAGGAAGCGCGGTTGATCGGCCGGATCCCGCTACCGCCCGGGCTGTCGCTATTCGCGGTCGCCTCCGCGCGCTGA
- the folD gene encoding bifunctional methylenetetrahydrofolate dehydrogenase/methenyltetrahydrofolate cyclohydrolase FolD — protein sequence MSAALIDGRAAAEALRARVAIAADFFRAQAGRPAGLATVLVGEDPASAVYIRSKNKAVDAAGMHGFHHPLPADTSEADLLALVAELNRDPAVDGILVQLPLPPQIDAARVIDAINPDKDVDGFHVVNAGRLAVGDPAALVPCTPLGCLHLLKSQLGDLTGLNAVVVGRSNIVGKPMAALLVETSCTVTVAHSRTRDLPALCRTADILVAAVGRPEMVRGDWVKPGATVIDVGINRVPAAEPGKTRIVGDVAFDEAREVAGAITPVPGGVGPMTIAMLLRNTLVAAHRRAGLNPPEDL from the coding sequence GTGAGCGCGGCGCTGATCGACGGGCGGGCCGCGGCCGAGGCGCTGCGGGCGCGGGTCGCCATCGCCGCCGACTTCTTCCGCGCGCAGGCTGGTCGGCCGGCGGGGCTGGCGACCGTGCTGGTCGGCGAGGATCCGGCCAGCGCCGTCTACATCCGCTCGAAGAACAAGGCGGTGGACGCGGCGGGGATGCACGGGTTCCACCATCCGCTGCCTGCCGACACGAGCGAAGCCGATTTGCTGGCGCTGGTCGCCGAGCTCAACCGCGATCCCGCGGTCGACGGCATTTTGGTGCAACTGCCGCTGCCGCCGCAGATCGACGCGGCGCGGGTGATCGACGCGATCAATCCCGACAAGGACGTCGACGGCTTCCACGTGGTCAACGCCGGGCGGCTGGCGGTGGGCGACCCGGCGGCGCTGGTGCCCTGCACCCCGCTCGGTTGCCTCCATCTGCTCAAGAGCCAGCTCGGGGACCTCACCGGTCTTAACGCCGTGGTGGTCGGGCGCTCGAACATCGTCGGCAAGCCGATGGCGGCATTGCTGGTAGAGACAAGCTGCACGGTGACGGTGGCGCACAGCCGCACCCGCGACCTCCCCGCGCTGTGCCGCACCGCCGACATCCTCGTCGCCGCGGTTGGGCGCCCCGAGATGGTCCGCGGCGACTGGGTGAAGCCGGGCGCGACGGTGATCGACGTCGGCATCAACCGCGTCCCCGCGGCCGAGCCCGGCAAGACGCGGATCGTCGGCGACGTCGCCTTCGACGAGGCGCGGGAAGTGGCGGGTGCGATCACCCCGGTGCCGGGCGGGGTCGGGCCGATGACCATCGCAATGCTGCTCAGAAACACGTTGGTCGCGGCGCACCGCCGGGCCGGGCTCAACCCGCCGGAGGATTTATGA